A genomic segment from candidate division KSB1 bacterium encodes:
- a CDS encoding orotate phosphoribosyltransferase produces MEHNEIVEIFQKTKGFLEGHFLLSSGLHSSQYFQCARVLQYPQYAEELAEDIVGHFTNKNIDLVIAPAIGGLIIGHEVARIMKTRFVFTERSKETDEMVLRRGFDFEEGEKALVIEDVLTTGRSVREILKLIQKEGSEVVGIGFIIDRSNNSVKFGIPKYAIFELPAIVYQPTECPLCEKGLPIDKPGSRKKN; encoded by the coding sequence ATGGAACATAATGAAATCGTAGAGATTTTCCAAAAAACCAAGGGTTTTTTAGAAGGCCACTTTTTACTTTCTTCGGGTCTGCATAGCTCACAATATTTTCAATGTGCAAGGGTTTTGCAATATCCGCAGTATGCTGAAGAACTGGCAGAGGACATTGTGGGTCATTTTACAAATAAAAACATCGATTTGGTTATTGCACCTGCAATAGGTGGGTTAATTATCGGCCATGAAGTTGCAAGAATTATGAAAACTCGATTTGTTTTTACCGAACGATCCAAAGAGACAGATGAAATGGTTCTAAGACGAGGATTCGATTTTGAGGAAGGTGAAAAGGCCTTGGTTATTGAAGATGTATTAACGACCGGTAGATCCGTTCGAGAAATTTTAAAGCTAATTCAAAAAGAAGGTAGTGAAGTTGTAGGTATTGGCTTCATTATCGATCGTAGTAATAATAGTGTAAAATTTGGAATTCCCAAATATGCCATTTTTGAATTGCCCGCAATCGTTTACCAGCCAACAGAGTGCCCGCTTTGTGAAAAAGGTTTGCCAATAGACAAACCAGGGAGTCGGAAGAAAAACTAA
- the pyrF gene encoding orotidine-5'-phosphate decarboxylase yields MRFNERLRSTCRKKGSFLTIGLDPDFDRIPSFLKKFESPILEFNKSIINATSDLVCAYKLNMAFYEQFGIKGWRSLKKTIELIQEDTLIILDGKRADIANTSGKYAKSVFEELKADAVTVNPYMGGDSIAPFLEDESKGAFVLCLTSNPGAKDFQHLSVNGRHIFEEVANKANEWNTNDNVGLVVGATQSQFMKKIRNIAPNLPFLIPGVGAQGGNLEETISAGKNSENEGMIITVSRNILYQSDETDFASKSRAAALYLRDQINSHLSSAKINHGT; encoded by the coding sequence ATGAGATTCAACGAGAGGCTCCGTTCAACCTGTAGGAAAAAGGGAAGCTTCCTAACCATAGGCCTAGATCCTGATTTTGACAGGATCCCCTCTTTCCTTAAAAAATTTGAGTCACCCATTCTAGAATTTAACAAATCCATTATTAATGCCACATCAGACCTGGTTTGCGCTTATAAACTCAACATGGCTTTTTATGAACAATTTGGGATTAAAGGATGGCGCAGTCTCAAAAAAACAATTGAGCTTATCCAGGAAGATACCTTAATCATTCTGGACGGCAAGCGGGCCGATATTGCCAACACTTCCGGAAAATATGCGAAGTCTGTTTTTGAAGAATTGAAAGCTGACGCCGTTACGGTAAATCCATACATGGGTGGTGATAGTATCGCACCATTTCTCGAAGATGAATCGAAAGGTGCATTTGTACTATGCTTAACATCCAATCCCGGGGCAAAGGATTTTCAACACCTTTCGGTGAATGGCAGGCATATATTTGAAGAAGTGGCTAATAAGGCAAACGAGTGGAATACAAACGATAATGTCGGGCTTGTTGTAGGGGCAACACAGTCTCAATTCATGAAGAAAATTAGAAATATTGCACCTAATCTTCCTTTCTTGATTCCCGGTGTAGGTGCCCAGGGAGGAAATTTGGAGGAAACCATTTCTGCCGGAAAGAATTCAGAAAATGAAGGAATGATCATAACTGTCAGCAGAAATATTCTGTATCAATCTGATGAAACAGATTTCGCCAGTAAATCGCGGGCAGCCGCTTTATATTTGCGAGATCAAATAAACTCACACCTTTCATCGGCAAAGATAAACCATGGAACATAA
- a CDS encoding TrkH family potassium uptake protein — translation MKFRPIFYIQGLLLIFVGISMIFPAAFSWYYGDDDIAALLISAGLSIGIGLLLYFPLRFKGELRIRESYAIVTLGWIVCSLAGSLPFYISGYIPSFTDAFFETMSGFTTTGASILNNIEELPHGLLFWRSLTQWLGGMGIIVLSLAILPLLGIGGMQLFRAEIPGPVADKLTPRIQNTAKLLWIVYVVISAVEAILLMFGGMNLFDSLCHTFGTMATGGFSTKNTSITAFGSAYIDYVIIFFMILAGTNFSLHYHGIRGNLLTYWKNEEVKFYLAIILICSVIVTIDNLTSVYPNISDSIRYSLFQVVSITTTTGYATADYEQWSSTGQFIMLFLMFIGGSAGSTGGSIKVLRIMIVLKHGFAELKRIIHPHAVIPVRVNGQVISPNVVNNIFGFIFLYFSILVFVTWLMTILGLDLVSAFASVAATLGNIGPGLGTVGPADNYSQIPIIGKWILSFCMLAGRLELYTVLLLLTREFWKH, via the coding sequence GGCCTTCTGCTTTATTTCCCGCTGCGCTTCAAGGGTGAATTAAGAATACGCGAGAGTTATGCAATTGTTACACTAGGATGGATTGTCTGCTCCTTAGCCGGTTCGCTGCCTTTTTATATTTCCGGTTACATCCCTTCTTTTACCGATGCTTTTTTCGAAACAATGTCAGGATTTACGACCACCGGTGCGAGTATCCTGAATAACATTGAAGAGTTGCCACACGGTTTGCTTTTTTGGAGAAGTTTAACTCAATGGCTGGGCGGAATGGGTATCATTGTTCTGTCCCTCGCAATTCTTCCGTTACTTGGTATTGGTGGAATGCAACTTTTCAGAGCAGAAATTCCTGGACCGGTAGCAGACAAATTGACCCCAAGAATTCAAAATACGGCAAAATTACTCTGGATAGTTTATGTAGTTATCTCAGCTGTGGAGGCAATTTTGCTCATGTTTGGAGGCATGAATCTTTTCGATTCTCTTTGCCACACTTTTGGTACTATGGCTACCGGAGGATTTTCGACGAAAAATACAAGTATCACTGCCTTTGGCAGTGCTTATATCGACTATGTAATCATTTTTTTTATGATTTTGGCAGGGACGAATTTCAGCTTACATTACCATGGCATTCGTGGTAATTTGCTGACGTATTGGAAGAATGAAGAAGTTAAATTCTATTTGGCTATTATTCTAATATGCAGCGTCATTGTAACGATTGATAACCTGACTTCGGTTTATCCCAATATATCAGATTCTATCCGCTACTCACTATTCCAAGTCGTTTCGATCACAACTACAACTGGTTATGCGACTGCGGATTATGAGCAATGGTCATCTACCGGCCAGTTCATTATGCTATTCCTCATGTTTATTGGCGGTAGTGCAGGATCCACTGGGGGTAGTATAAAAGTGCTGCGAATCATGATCGTATTAAAGCATGGTTTTGCAGAACTTAAAAGAATTATTCATCCTCACGCTGTTATCCCTGTTAGAGTCAATGGCCAGGTAATCTCACCTAATGTGGTGAATAATATTTTTGGTTTTATCTTTCTTTATTTCAGCATCCTGGTTTTTGTAACCTGGTTAATGACAATACTTGGTTTGGATCTTGTGAGTGCATTTGCCTCAGTTGCAGCCACATTGGGAAATATCGGCCCTGGGCTTGGCACAGTTGGACCAGCGGATAATTATTCACAAATCCCAATCATCGGAAAATGGATTCTTTCATTTTGTATGCTTGCCGGCAGGTTAGAGCTTTATACGGTTCTATTACTTCTCACGCGTGAGTTTTGGAAACACTGA